GCCAATTTATGCTGTTTGTCAGCTCTTCAAAGTCAAAAAACTCAGCGTTTTCACCTGGAAGATCTTTGTCAGATTCGTCACATAGCTCATACCGGCAAACTGGGCAAGTATTATGCAAGTTCAGCCAACGAACAATGCAATCAGAGTGGTACAAATGCTTGCACGGTAGCTCCATCACGTCACCACCAACCTCAAATATCTCCTTACATACAGGACAATGCATGTCGTTCATCAAATGTTGTTCGGTGATTTTCACCACCGGCAACGCTTCAATTGCCGAAACTGGAGCAGGAGGCGGCCCTAGCAGTTCAGTATGTGTCGTATCTTGAGAGAGCAGATCATCTTCATCGTTACCAAAATTGTCAATATGGCTTCTGTTATTATCAGTATTACTTGGAGGAACAACAGGCTGTGGTGCCGCGATAGCAGGTCTTCGCCGGCTTGGAGGATCCACAAACTGGAGGGTAATCCAAGGTCCATTGGCACTTCCAGGTACCCATCTGATTGTTCTACCAAAATCAGCATCCTGCAGCCTTGTAGGAGGATCGAGCATTTGCGCCAAAGAGTCCAACAACCGTGCACCTGGAGACGGCTCTAAGCCAGATAGATCAGCAATAAGCCTGGGCCTTGATACATCTAGCTCATGATTTATTTCCCTAAAGCAATGCGGACAAAAGATTTCAAGTCGGTTTAAGGAGGTGAACCTTAACGTACGCTGGCAATTTTGACACCAGAAGTAATGAAAAGTTCTCATTCTTCTGATTCCGTTAACCGTAACACGAGGGCGATTGATCAAGGACATGTGTTTCGGGGGGGCTGAGCAAGTATCTGCCTTTGTTAGGTCTAATTTGTCCAGGAAGAAATGTTTTACAATCTTTTATATGTGAACATGTCACGGAGAATGGCTTTTGGAGGCACAGGAAGATATTCTTTTTCTCTGCTTGGAGGTGTTACTTAGGCCTAATTGTCACTTTCTTCCATGAACAGTTTCTTCTCATCACTTCTTGACAAAGCaatggatgattgagaaacggTGCAAAGCTAATACATAACTTTCGGTTAAACAATGAGCTAACTAGACAGACGACTTATCCATAAAGTTATGCATCTAATTCCCTGAGAGTGAATGGCAAGCTAAAGAAAACACGTGCACTAGTTTCATATCTTCTGGTTTGCATAGAACCCATACAAAGATTCCATGGCAATAAAGAAGCCAACCAGATTCCATGGAATCaaagtttaaaaaagaaaaaaaaatcaggattaTTAATCAGCACAGaataatgggaaaaaaataaaattataaaaaatattgacaaaaataggtgtaaaaatgggaaaaatcaaattaaaaaacaggtGCTATAAGTTAAagacttattttcttttctcaataaATACGAGTGAGATGTACTTTTTTCCATGTGTTAATTTAGTTAAAGACTACAACAAGTCAATTTACCCCGACCACGTCATTATCAACTACTGTAGAATCCGAGTCCTGACATTGTATTTTACAGTACAgctttcatggaaaataagtgGTTCATGAGAAGTTACAAGCAATGGAATGAAAAgaataatttctttattatttgataaatgtCTTCAAGACAAGTTTTGAACCATTACAAGGTAATccacaaattaattaagaaattgtTGAAACAATGAAAGAACAAACAGATTGAAATAATCAGTGGTACCGAAGGGGACTGTTAATATCATCAAAGTCCAGGGTAAAATGGGACACCAGTAGCCGGCAACCATGACCTTCCGGCTATGAAGTTTGCGACTGTGAATCTTGATGCTTCGGTTGAGCTTGTTATAACCCGGTAACCACGCCACTTAACTCTTCCTCTAGTGGAGGCTCCAGGACCAGAATTTCTGTACTCTCCATAATACAAAGTGTTTAGAGCGAAGTTACCATCCCACTCCAACCAGCCTGCTGGATCCACCAAAGAATCAAGATAAGTTTGAAGAAAAACTGTACGAGAGTACTCCTTCCAGGGGCGTCCTAAGTAAGTCTTGAATGAGCTAAGCACTGGTCTAAGGTCTGATGAAGCCATGACTCGTGAGTTATGGATTGAAATCCCAGTATTTTGATTAGGGTCAGTCCTGCCTTGAGCTGTTACGACGTTCTTTTGCTTATCCATAGGCCTTCGTGCATATATCATACAATTTTGTAAGACCACAGCTGCATTCCCAAAAATGAAATCGACTGTGCCATAGATGTAGCATTCCTTGTAGAATTGCCTTTGGGAGTGGACGTACAAGGTGTCTTGGTAACCTTCGAAGCCACAACGGTAGAAGACGGAGAGGTCGGAGCCTGATCGGAGGGCCACAGCTTGGTGGTTTTGTGGACCAGCTGTGTTGCGGAAAGTGATGCCTCGAGCAATGAATCCTTCTCCAGTCACGGCtgaaaattcatgaaaatcaaTGGTACGTAGACTAAGATTGATGTTGccaggaaaataaaattaattaatggctCTAATTCAAAAGTCATGAAAATTAATGGTACGTTGATTAAGATTGATTCATGAAAATTAACTAGTTTGATGATGTATATTTGTACGTAGACTAAGtctgattttgtttaattaattaatgtttatcCAAAAGTCTTTTGCTTGAAGATTGAAACTTCCTCTTAGTGTCTCTGATTAATCAAAGAGTGTAGGACGTGAACAAGTCTATCTGTGGACATTTTCTTCTTACAAAGTGTTTAGTTTTTCACAATAAAAGctacaaatacaaaaaagatgCGTGTTTAGTTAAAGAATtgaagatgaaaatataaaataaatcaataaattttatatttttaaaataaaaaaagaaggataaatttttgtataccatcttaatttttttttcttgagataaTAACCATACCTTGTTTTATTAGACAAGTAGATGAAGAGAAATTAAGGGAGAGGATGTATGTATAAAACTTACCAACAGTTGCAGAGTTGAAAGTAGTAAAACCTCCACCAACACTTCGGCTCCCGGTGATGATGGTATTTCTCAAACCATCACCAACAAGCATAATGTTCTTTAACTTCTTTCCAATATCAAGATTTTCTCTATAAACCCCACTCTTAATACGAATAACAAACCTCCTACTACCACTCCTCTTTGCGGCTGCGTCAAGGGCTGCCTTTATGGTACGGTGGTTCCCTGAACCATCTTGAGCCACCACAAGATTTGGAGATGGTGAAGATGTTTGCAAGAGCTTTCTATCACCTGTTTTAACCCAGCTAGGAAAACCATCATTATAAGTTTGGGGTAAAGTTGATGAGGCATTGCCCTTCAGTGCCAAGGTGTTGCGAATAAGCTTTGAAACATTGTTAGACATGAGAGGTAACACGAAATCTGAAACCCCAAGATCCTTGAACCCGGCTTTGCAGGTTTCAAGGTTTGTTAAAGCAGTGCTAAGCCAAGTTTGAGCATCAAACTCGGTGCATTTTGTGTTGGAGTCAATGGTGTGGTTGAGTTCTGCAATGGTGTCCTCATAGAGCTTTAAGCAGTCAGCCCACGCAGCCTTTTCTTTCTCATTGCGGCATTTTGGTCCTAGCCATTTGTTGTGATTTTGAGCATTGAGAGCCCGTTGCACGGCTAACTCGATTGCCATTTTGCGGAAGTCAGACCTTTGTTTCGGCAAAAAGTGTTTTGGGTTTTGCTTCATAAAGTATTTGCATGGTTCAGGGTTTGGGGTTTTGCTGCACCAGTAATCTATCTGGTCATTAGAGGCAATAGATGATGAAAGCAATGAGCATAAGCACATGAACAAAAGAGATAAACAAAGCTTTGTGGCCATTTTTGGGAGGCCTAGCTAATAATTGTTGGAAATATTTGAAGATATATCAATGTTGTAATGATCAAGGCTATGGATCGATGTGGCTCTTTATATAGGGGAATAAGGAAGGTggactttttgtttttctctctttttgttaCGGTGTGCCGGTGACAGCTAGGTTTTGGCCGGCTCCGTACACATATTGTTGAAAACGACTAATTATTAATCATCTGCTTAATACTCAGATTATTTTTGTAACAACTCTTTTACTGCTCTTgtcttgttatatatatataaagaaatgctATCCTTTTTCATAGATTAATAATTGTATACTGGGTAAAATCAAGCTTACATTGCTGGGTAAAAGAGAGATGGACTTAGTTAATTATTTCTATGCAATAAAGTCCACAAGAGAACACGGTTTCCTTTGTTTGCAAATAATTTAGTTATCTTCACTTTGTGTTAATTCTAGAATAATGCTTGGTAATTCTAGAATAATTTAATGTAATGAGAGTGAAGGGCTGATCAAGACGACAATGACAGAATACCTCGAACTGTAATCAACTTGTCTGCTAAGAATACTTCAAAATTAACCCttaattaactttaattttatatataagtaacttttttaatttctcaaatgAATTGAAACTGTTTCTGATGAGAATCGATTCTTTGTGAGGATCTTGAACATCAAATCACAGAAtcgtgtgtatatatgttatcaaaatacaatttaatttgcTAAAAATCATTCATGGCATCTATCTTTTAGACTTTTACCATTCTCTTACCGTGGCTTGCCGCCTTCTATAACTGTTCATTCTCAGTATTATTGCTTccctttttgaaaaacaa
The sequence above is drawn from the Populus alba chromosome 15, ASM523922v2, whole genome shotgun sequence genome and encodes:
- the LOC118056323 gene encoding E3 ubiquitin-protein ligase RZF1 is translated as MSLINRPRVTVNGIRRMRTFHYFWCQNCQRTLRFTSLNRLEIFCPHCFREINHELDVSRPRLIADLSGLEPSPGARLLDSLAQMLDPPTRLQDADFGRTIRWVPGSANGPWITLQFVDPPSRRRPAIAAPQPVVPPSNTDNNRSHIDNFGNDEDDLLSQDTTHTELLGPPPAPVSAIEALPVVKITEQHLMNDMHCPVCKEIFEVGGDVMELPCKHLYHSDCIVRWLNLHNTCPVCRYELCDESDKDLPGENAEFFDFEELTNSINWLRNQLHSLQPIRAFSDWAQRCLDFLDSRVHTTSRGAGSWWRSWCIFLL
- the LOC118056324 gene encoding probable pectinesterase/pectinesterase inhibitor 17; protein product: MATKLCLSLLFMCLCSLLSSSIASNDQIDYWCSKTPNPEPCKYFMKQNPKHFLPKQRSDFRKMAIELAVQRALNAQNHNKWLGPKCRNEKEKAAWADCLKLYEDTIAELNHTIDSNTKCTEFDAQTWLSTALTNLETCKAGFKDLGVSDFVLPLMSNNVSKLIRNTLALKGNASSTLPQTYNDGFPSWVKTGDRKLLQTSSPSPNLVVAQDGSGNHRTIKAALDAAAKRSGSRRFVIRIKSGVYRENLDIGKKLKNIMLVGDGLRNTIITGSRSVGGGFTTFNSATVAVTGEGFIARGITFRNTAGPQNHQAVALRSGSDLSVFYRCGFEGYQDTLYVHSQRQFYKECYIYGTVDFIFGNAAVVLQNCMIYARRPMDKQKNVVTAQGRTDPNQNTGISIHNSRVMASSDLRPVLSSFKTYLGRPWKEYSRTVFLQTYLDSLVDPAGWLEWDGNFALNTLYYGEYRNSGPGASTRGRVKWRGYRVITSSTEASRFTVANFIAGRSWLPATGVPFYPGL